Within the Patescibacteria group bacterium genome, the region TGGCCATGCACTTTCATACTCAATCCCTTTTCGCGAACTTTCATGGGATCAAAATAGATGCGCGGTTGGCCTGCGAAACGTTCAATGCGGTCACGATGGGCCATAACAACCATTCCGGGGCGTAGTTCTATTTCATGTGCGAAGGGATAGACAATCGAAGCATTCGTCATACTCATGATGAAATGTACAGTAAGTCAATAATAAGTAACCTTAAAAAAAATACAAGTGCACACTTGACATACTGCGGGTATTTTCTAATATCACATTGATGAAACGAACAGTATTGTTCCTTACAATTCGACCATGACATACGAACTTGTAGATATTGCCAGAGGTATTGCGCAGCACTTCACAAATCAGCCAAGTACGGTGCTTGGTACTCATGCTCTTTGGGATCGGGATGGCATGCGCCTAGCATTAGTTAAACTCATTATCCGCTATACCAACTATTGCAACCGCTATGATTTGGAGATGTTAGATATCGATTTACTTGATTTCATCGCATGCAATGAAGACTTCAATGCCCGCTATGGCATGCGCGCTCCACGACTCTATATCGGTATGATCATCGGCATTGCTGCACATCTGAATCTCTTTGAATATATGCCTTCGTACCAGCAGTCATCCCAAGATATGCGAATGGGCACAGATGGCAATCATGAAAATGGCGATGTTCCTGAAGAACTTAAACGCATCAGCATATTCGATCTTCTAAGAATTGAGCCTATTCACTATGCAGATTCGCTTGTAGCTGCTCTGCCGTGCATGGCGCACTCGCATGCATTTCTTTCATCGCTTATCTCTCGTAGTTTTAAGTATGAGGTATTCCGAAAACTCAAGGGCTATGACCATCTCTTTGGTTGGAGTGAGTACGTTCATGCACTTGCCGCTAAAACGCTCCTCCTTCCCGGAATCAAACAAACACCGAGAGGAATATGCATTGACCGCGATATACTCTTAGCTCACCATGCTGGCAAATAATCAATTACGCGAACTTCTTGTCGCTTATCATCAGAAGCCGAATACTTCACAACTCGCCGCCCTTGCCACCGAACTCTATCCGCTCATAAATAAGGTCTATACGAGCCTGCATATTGATTATTCATGGAATAGGGACCAACTCACCAGCATAGGACACGGGAAACTTCTACATCTTCTCACAAACAAAGAAATTCTTCGCGCACAATCCGTTCGCGCATTTGTAATTCAGAGCCTAAAGAATGCTATGCTTGATGCCCTAAAACACCAACATGAAAGTGTTGGCATCGAAGATGATGTGCGAAACGAAATGGCAGAGATAGCCATTCCCGGTCCGGATGAACTATTGGCAGATGATGTTGCGAATGAAACACGCCTTCTTGCCGCAATGGATGCTCTTGAATCACTTCCGCTCGATCGAAAAACAATGCTCTATTTGTACTACTTTGCAGGCTGGACGTTCCAAGAAATTGCGGATTCATTCGGCTGGGGACGAGGCCTCAAGGGACATACATCGGTGCATGTCAAGCGTTCCACGCAGGAACTGGCAGAGTATCCCGGCCTATGGTCGCTGTATCACTTATGAACGGTACATCGGCCGTTTTTTTATTGATCTGCGCTTACGCTGAAAGGTAATGGCAAAGCGGTGCGCTTCGTCGCGCAAGCGCATGAGAAGCTGTAATGCCGCACTGCGGTTCGAAATACGCAGGGGTTTTGGCGCCCATGCGACATACACTTCCTCAAGTTTTTTTGCGAGTCCTATGGTTGGCAATTCCAATTCGGCTTCCCGAAGTGCTTTTTTGGCGCTATTCAACTGCCCCCTTCCTCCGTCAATGACAAGAAGGTCGGGTTGCTGTTCCTTCCCTTCCTTAATGCGTTTTGCAAAACGGGAAATCACCTCATGGATCATGGCAAAATCATTCATGCCTTCAACATTTTTTATTATAAATTTACGGTACCCTGATTTCACCGAATTGCCATTGACAAACTGCACGAGCGAACCAACGCTTTGGACACCTGATAACGTGGATATGTCAACACAATCAATGGTCATTGGCAAACGTTCGAGGCGCAACAATCTCTGCAATTCAACCAATTGGTCGCCATGCTCAGTGAGTTTCAGGGTAAGATTCTTTTTCACCATGTCCAGAAGCTTTTTCTTTATTCCTCTCTGCGGAACAATGCATTTGACTCCATGTCCGGTACGTACACTCAAATACTTTTCTAATTCCTTTCTGTTAACTGGTTCGCCCGGAATCACGATCTCATGCGGTATGGAACTTCCGATATAATACTGTTCAAGAAATGATTGGAAAATTTCACGTTCGGAAAGCGGATACTCGCCCAGTGAAAAACGAAATTCTTTTTTGCCCGATATTACACCTTTCTGAAAATGGAATACTTGTATCAACAACACATCGCCCGAAACAATATAATTGCATACATCTTGATTCAACTGTGATGGCCGGGCAACTTTTTGCTGTTCAATACTTCGCAATGCCGCAATTTGATCACGATAGATTTTTGCTTTTTCAAAAAGCTGCTTATCTGCGGCATCTTCCATGCGACGCTGGAGTTGTGCGACAAGCTGCTTGAAGTCGCCACGCAAAAACGTTCGTGCACTTTCAATGCTCTGCCTGTATTCTTCGGGTTGTATCGCGCGTATGCATGCGCCGCTGCATATTCCCAAATGATAGCGAAAGCATGGTTTTCCCGTGTTTGGCTTTTTGCACAATAGAAATAACGAATATATAAGTCGCAGAGCTTCATTGCGCGCTGACGCAGAAACATAGGGACCAAAAAAATTCCCATCACGCGTCACTTTGCGCGCAATGACAAATCTTGGATACGATTCATGTGTTTCTTTGATATACGCATACCGCGTTCCCCCGCTTTGCAAATCGATGTTATATCGCGGATGATATTTCTGAATCAGCTGCGCTTCGAGTAAAAAACTTTCTGTTTCCGTATCCGTTGCTATAAAATCAATATCAGAAATTGCAGCTACAAGCGAAGTTGTTTTTTCATCACGCGCATGCATGTAGGAAGCAACTCGTTTTCTCAAGTCTTTTGCTTTGCCAACATAGATAATATGGCCTCCAGCATCTATCATGAGATAGCACCCGGGAGAATGGGGAATATGTTTACTTCTTATTAACAATACAAGTGACATGGATTATTTTTTTAACGCGTGTTTCAAATACGTCCCAGTCCAGCTTTTTTCGACTCGCGCAATTTCTTCAGGTTTTCCTTTTGCAACAATTTCCCCTCCGCCCTTCCCGCCTTCGGGGCCTAAATCAATGATATAATCCGCCGTTTTGATAACATCGAGATTGTGTTCGATGACAATAACGGTATTCCCCTTCTCAACCAAGCGATTGAGTACATCAAGAAGCTTGCGAATATCTTCAAAGTGCAAACCTGTCGTTGGCTCGTCAAGAACATAAACGGTACGCCCCGTGTCACGACGAGAAAGTTCTGTTGCCAACTTGATGCGCTGTGCTTCGCCTCCTGACAGCGTTGTGGCGTTTTGTCCAAGCTGGATATAGCTCAAGCCGACATCATAGAGTGTTTGAAGTTTATTATGAATGCGGGGTATCGGCTTAAAAAATACCAATGCTTCTTCCACGCTCATTGCAAGAACATCGGCAATCGTTTTTTCTTTATACGTAACGGAGAGCGTTTCATCGTCGTACCGCTTGCCATTGCACACATCGCAAGTAACATACACATCAGGTAAAAAATGCATCTCTATTTTTATAACGCCATCGCCTTCGCAATTGCCACACCGCCCTTCTGCAACATTAAAACTAAACCGTCCCGGCTGGTAGCCGCGCATTTTTGATTCTTTTGTCTCGGTAAACAAATCACGGATATACGTAAAAACACCTGTGTACGTAGCGGGATTTGATCGTGGTGTGCGGCCGATAGGATCCTGATCTATGATAATTGCTTTATCTATTTGATTAAGGCCTTCAATACGGTTGCATGGCGCGATTGCTTCGGGCGAGAAACCAAAATGTTTTGAAATGCCATTATAGAGCGTATCGTTTACCAGGGTACTCTTTCCACTCCCCGACACTCCCGTTACACATGCAAAAACAGAAAGTGGAAAAGCCGCATCAATGGTTTTAAGATTATTACCGCTTGCACCTTTAACCGTAATATATCCGCGTGGAATGCGCCGACTAGTAGGCAAAGGTATACTGCTTTTCCCTGATAAGTAGCTGCCGGTAAGCGATTTTTTTGATCGTATGATTTCTTTTATACTCCCTTGCCCAACAATACTGCCGCCGTGCATACCAGCTCCCGGTCCAATATCTATGATGTGGTCGCTAGCTCGCATGGTTTCTTCGTCGTGTTCCACAACTATTACCGTGTTCCCAATATCCCGCAATCCCTTGAGTGTAGCAATAAGTTTTGCATTATCACGCTGATGTAAGCCAATTGACGGCTCATCAAGAATATAAAGAACACCTCGCAATTCAGAACCGATTTGTGTAGCAAGATGAATACGCTGCGCCTCTCCACCGGAAAGCGTGCCTGCCATACGGCCAAGTGTAAGATATTCCAGTCCGACATTCAGAAGGAAGGTCAAACGATTTTGAATTTCTTTAAGCACCTGATGCGCTATTTTTTTCTGTGCCTCCGTTAATTCAAGTGAGAAAAGAAAATCGCTGCATTCTTTGATCGGCAAATCCGTAACATCAATAATCGACTTTGCATCAATCTTTACCGAAAGGCTTTCACTTCGCAAACGCTTGCCCTTACATGAAGGACATTCAGTGTGTTTCAGGTAGCGCCCTATTCCTTCACGGCGTTCATCGGAGTCTGTTTTTGCATACATCCGCTTAAGTTGGGGTATGACACCTTCATACCCGCTTTCGTCATCCCCCCATAGAATCACGCGAATAGCATCTCTTGGGATGGACTTTATCGGCATGGTGATATCAATATGGTAATGCTTTGAGATTGCGCGCAGAGTCGAGCGCGGCACCCAGAGCGTTGACGATTTCCATGGGGCTACACCTCCATCAAGAATCGATTTTGAAGTATCCGGTATGATCAGTTCTTCATCAAATTCTTGAATGGCACCGAGCCCATGGCATTCCTGGCATGCTCCTTGGGGGGCATTAAATGAAAACATGCGTGGACTCATTTCGGGAAAATTAATACCGCAATCAACGCATGCCTTATGTTTGCTCAGCATCCGTTCTTCGATTTTTTTCTCTCCTTCTTTTTTTGTGATAAGAAGCAAGACAAATCCTCCACCTTCTTTGAGCCCTGCTTCAAGCGCCTCGGCAATGCGTTGTTGCTCATCTTTATGGATATCAATGCGGTCTATGACTACCTCAATCGTATGTTGTGCGTAACGTCTCAGTAAAATGGACTCTGTGTGAAGATTGTATACCACACCATCAACACGTACGCGTGTATAGCCTTGTTTTTTTAACTGTTCAAACAAATAATCATAACTTCCCTTTTTACCGCGAATGATCGGTGCACAAATTTGTATACGCGTCCCTGCATATTCTTTAATAATATGTTTCACCATCGACTGCACATCCTGCGGGCGGATAACCTTGGCGCAATTTGGGCAGAAAGGCGTTCCAACATGCGCAAAGAGCAAGCGAAGGTAGTCATAGATTTCCGTGACGGTGCCGACTGTTGATCGCGGATTATTTGAAAGTTTTTTCTGTTGGATTGCAATTGCAGGACTCAATCCCCTGATACTATCGACATCGGGTTTACCCATCACACCCAAAAACTGCCGCGCATAGGCAGAGAGGCTCTCAACATACCGCCGCTGCCCTTCCGCATAAAGCGTATCAAAAGCAAGGCTGCTCTTGCCGCTGCCGGAAAGTCCCGTGATAACCGTTAGGGATTGGAGTGGGATATCAAGATTAATGTTTTTGAGATTGTGCTGGCGAGCACCGCGAATTTCAATTTGTTCCGATTTTTGCATAGGTATTCTTTATTCACTCATTGCTTGTTTCCAGAGATAACGAGATACAAGCGTGGAAGTATAGTACCAGCATTTTAGGAAATAAAAAAGACCCTCATGGGGCCTTATCACATAGCATCACTTTTTTTCAATCGTACTAGCGTCTTAAGAGTATTTTCCCATCCGGTTTCCCAATATCTACTCATGAAGTAGAGCATAGTATCTTTTTTTGAAAATGCAACTTGCGGAGCAAGAGCATTATCTACGCTCAAACTCCGAAATGGACCCGTCTTAAATGAAAACGTTTTTGTTGTCCATACTCGTTCTTTGGGTTTGGGAGCAAAAGCATAATAATGGATCCGTAGGATATAGTCAGGCTGCTCACTTTCAAGAAACAAGAGTCCGTCAGGAGAATATGTTAATGCATTTTGGGCAGTAATCAATCCGCGAGGTGTCGGTGAAGAAACCCAGCTGCTTGGATGAACCCTAACTGGAGGGTATGGTATACCCGGTGTGCTACCTGATATACCAACAGTTCCATTTACATCTTCGGGCATGTCCTTCATCTGATAGACCCAAAATATACTTCTAGCTGAATCCAATCCTGATACAAGACCACTTCTATATGTTTGGTAATCAAACCATGAGGGATCAATACTTGTCTGGTACAGCTTATTCAACCCCCACCATAAGTATTCAGACCAAGAGACGGGCAGGCTGGCATTCAAATCTTTGATGAAGTGCCAATAATCATTTTCCGCATCATACTCAAAGTATCCGGGAATTTCCCGACATCGGAGGTTTTGAGTGTCAAAGCATTTCAAGTTGTTCTGATTGTAGTAGTATTCATTTTTGTAATTCCTCCATGCTGCGATCATATTTCCGCTCTGCTGCTCTACACTCACCTGAACTGGGTACACAGCACCATACATACCGTCATACGGTTTAATACCCGGCGGTCCCCTTCTCTCGCTAAAAGCGGGTACGCGATATTCTTCAAATCTTGGATCATCCGGTGATTTGACGAATGTTGCAAGGGGAGTTGCGGCAGGAGTCGGAGTCCGAGTGGGCAGTGCTGATGGAGTTGGCGATGGAGACGCTGTGAGTATGGGGGTTGGAGTAGGTGGGGGTGTAACTATTGGCGAGGATGAAGACGTAGAGAGTGGTTGTGATATTGGCATGGGTGTAGCTATGGAAACTTCTGGTGGCAAATCAGCGGATGCTGTTGATTCAAATGGTGCGGAACTCGAAGCAGCGAATGGAGTAAAAAAAGTCTGCTGTTGGTCTGGTTGAGATACCGGGAATAGCTCTGGACGAGAAGTCTGGATTGGCGATGCAATTGGTACAGAAGGGATTGATTCACGAATACTGCAAGATGCGGAAAGTGCAAGTGATGTTATCAATGAACAATACCTGAATCGTTGAACACTATTCATGGTTTCATATGAAGTATATACCAAATACTACATTCGGAAAACGTAATAAACCCTAACAATACTTACGCCTTACTCCTCTTTGCTATTTCATCTCGAAGCTCGATAGCTTTTTCAAAGTCAAGCTGCTCAACGCTTTGTTGCATCTCCTGCTGAAGAATAGCAAGGGATTTGAGTGCGTGGACGTCTTTCTTTTTGAAATCCTGTCCGGGAGCAATATCTCCTTCAATCGCACGTTTAATACTGCGAGGAGTAATGCTGTGTTTTTTATTATATTTTTCTTGCAGAGTACGGCGACGATCCGTTTCTGCACATGCCTGCTTGATTGAATTCGTCAGCACATCGGCATAGAGTATGACGTACGAGTCCACATTGCGTGCTGCCCTGCCAATCGTCTGAATAAGGCTTGTGGTATTCCGCAAAAAACCCTCCTTATCTGCATCGAGAATTGCTACCAACCCAACTTCAGGGATATCCAATCCTTCTCGCAACAGATTGATGCCAACCAATACATCAAAAACACCTTGACGCAATTGTTTAATAAGCGCTGTGCGATCGAGTGTATCCACCTCGCTATGCATATAGCGCGCTTTAATGTCATGCTCCACAAGATATTCAGTGAGCTCTTCGGCTGAGCGCTTGGTGAGTGTTGTCACAAGTATGCGATGCCCCATCTTCGTCACTTTTGTGATCTCACCCATAACATCCTGGATTGAACCCTTCATGGGACGAATTTCAACAGGGGGGTCTACAAGCCCCGTAGGGCGCACAATAAGCTCAACTGTCTGTCCTGCATGAATCGCCTCATATTCCGCCGGAGTTGCACTCACAAATATTCCGTGTTCAAGGTACTTCTCGAATTCCTGAAATTTCAATGGACGATTATCCAGAGCGCTCGGCAGGCGAAATCCGTAATCTACAAGATTTTTCTTTCGAGAATAATCACCCCCATACATGCCGCGTATTTGAGGAATTGTCACATGACTTTCATCAATCATAATTAAAAATTCTTTTGAAAAAGGGCTGTGTTTAAAAAAATCCAACAAGCACGACGGCGGCTCACCTGATGCCCTCCCATCAAAATGGCGGGAATAATTCTCAATACCTTTACAATAGCCAAGCTGCTCCATCATCTCAAGATCATAGTTGGTGCGTTGTTCAAGCCGGTGCGCTTCTAACATGCCGAGTTTGGGAAGCTGTTCTACGAGTTCTTGGTGAATTGATTGAATAGCACGCTTGCGCTTCTCTTCCGGTGCAATAAACGGCTTGGCGGGAAACAAAAGCGCATGAGAAAGAGATTCAAGTAGAGTACCGTGAAGTGCATGCACCAAAGAAATTGATTCAATGACATCACCATCAAGGGTGAAGCGAAAAAGATCGCCACCTGCTCCTTGCATAACATCAACGGTATCTCCCCGCACACGAAATCGTCCAGGAACAAGCTCAAGATCGTTCCGTTCATAAAGCAAATCCACCAGGCGTTGCATGAATGCACGCCGTGATATACTCTCTCCCGTAGTGACATCATAGGTACTCTGATGAAAATCAATTGGATCGCCAAATCCATAGATACATGAAACAGAGGCGACAACAATGACGTCCTTGCGGGACATAAGCGCAACAGCTGCCTCCATACGCAATCGTTCGATCGTTTCATTAATCTGCGTTTCTTTTTCAATATACGTATCCGTTTGCGGCATATAACTCTCCGGCTGATAGTAGTCATAGTACGACACAAAGTAACACACGCTGTTTTGGGGGAAAAATGCCTTGAATTCAGTATACAATTGCGCAGCAAGTGTTTTGTTGTGGGCTATCACGAGCGTAGGAATCTGTAAACGTTCAATGACATTTGCAATTGCGAATGTTTTACCCGAACCCGTGACACCAAGAAGCGTTTGAGTGGGATACGATGAAAAACCATCCGAGAGTTGCTGGATGGCTTTGGGCTGATCGCCCGAAGGCTTGAAATCTGATACAAGACTGAATTTCATCTGGGAACGGTTATTTCTTTCTGTTCTTTTTAACGCGAATGCGTATTTCCGGCAAGAGCGAGGGAGGCATACCCTCGTAATTCTTATTCACCTGAGCGCGTTTAGCCTGTGCAGCCCATGATCCCCCCGTTGGGCCCTGCTGCTCCTTTTTCCGCATTTTTTCGCGCTTTTCACCTTTTGTATCTGGATTAAATTCATCCGGTCGTTTCATATATAGGCAGTATATCACTCTCCCTTGACAATTCCATCATGCCATGAAAAACTAGCATCATGTCCCTTGAAGAAAGCTCTTCAGAATGGATGCGAATCAAAAAGTTTCTTGCCCACACCGCACGAGAGACCGGGCAGCGTCTCGGATGGAGCGAAGTAGCATTGCACACAGAGAATCAAGACCTCAGAATCCAATTCGCAAACCTTCCTGATAACGGCGTTGCGGATCATCAAAAAGGCACCTACTATTCGAAACTCTTCCATACTGATGGCTGGTATAGGAACGACGAACAGGGAGCGCATCTTGTAAGCTATGGCAATGGAGCAAATTACCTACCTCATGGATACCCATCCATCGCCGGCGTCCTCTTCTTTGCGTTCGGAGATGCTCGGAGTATTATAGTCCCCGGCGCCAAAGTCAAGCGTACAGCGCGCAAGAAACGCCAAAATGAACCGACTGATATTTTGACGCAAAGCCGCTATCAACATGGAATCGTGCTCTACGGACTTGCAGATGGAGTTCTGACACTTTCCGATGAACATCCGTTTTATCCGGCAACACTTCTCTTTCTGCAAACGCATTTGAACACGTATCGCCGCGTGATCGACCATGCGCTTCCCGGCGTTGTATTCCCTGAAGACCAGAAAGTTGCTCGTGTTCAAGAGTTTCAATATCACCAGGAGTTTGTGCCACTCCTCGCAGAGCATCTTGTTACCCAAGTTATTTGTTCCACCGAAGGAACACTAATACGACAGGAACCTGTCCTACGACTTGTCACCTCGACCCAATAAAGATTGGGTCATTTTTTATGCCGTACTCTTGACATTTCTGTCAAAAATGCATATACTGCCGCGTATGGCACAACCAAGCCGTGTAACACCAATAGATCCTTCAAAACGAGAATTAAAAACAAACGATACGCCTCTAGTAGCACCTCGGGAATACCATAACCCACTTGAAGGCCTTTCTCATCCGGTTGTAGTCGGCACTCTGCTTGCATCTGGAGAAGTCATGGCATTTTTGGGAATATTCTTTGGACTTCGCCTTACCCTTGCAGGGCTCTACGTGATCAGCATTATCCTCCTTGCAACACGCATATGGAGTGAGTCGAAAAACACACATCAGCTACTTGATGGCGAATATGCATGGATTGTCCGTCTTCTGGTTGTTATAGTGGGCTTTACATTCGTAGAGATCGGGATGACTATGAGTTTATCGTGGCAGGGATATGCCACGCAAGTCTTCGGCTTTTCGATCCCATTAGCCTATACTACACTTCTACTCTATCTCAAAAAGAAAGCGGAAGTGAGCTAAGCCCCTTACCGGGCTTCTTTTTTTGCAATCAAACAGATATTCTCGGCATTCCACCAGTGAGCTCGTTTCCCTTTCAGAGAATAATAGCAATCAAGCACAGTAAAACCGCTTTTTAAGCACAGTGCGACAAGCTCGTTGCAGCGAAAGCTATAATAGTACAATGGAGCCGATAGAATGCCGGACTTCCATGTCGTCAATAAATCCCTCCACGAAAGATCCCTATAGTCGACACCAAATGCTCGTTGGTATGATCCAGGATCCAGAAGCGAGCGTTCAAGCGCATATTTCCAAACGCTTTTTTTCTGGAGAGTTGCCCTCCATAAATTCCATGCGGTAAGAAAAAGTGTTCCCTCACTTTTCAAAAAAAGATGCATCTGAGACAGAGCCTGCATGCGCAATTGCTCCGAGGGCGCATGATGGAGAACCGCAATGGAGAAAATAACATCAAAATGCCTACCTTCAAGTTCTTTTATTGTATTGAGTGTAAGCATGTCACCGCAATAAAATTCCTTAGTATGATCATTACTAAATCGCTTGCGTGCATCATGTATAAATGATTCATTCAAATCTATGCCTGTATACTGAATACTATGGGTAGTAAACAATTCTGCCGTTCTCCCATTCCCACACCCAACATCAAGCACACTCATACCATCCTTTACAATCGTGCGCAATGGAGTACAATCATCCCACGAAAAGCGGCGCGTAGCACTAAATGGCTTGGCAATAGTGTGGTAACCTTCTTTGGTAAGCACATAGAGATTTTGCGCCGTCTTATCATTCATATGAATAGCGAACAACAACAACTAGCTACTGCAATCATACAAGATTGTGTAGCATGCAGCAATTTAACACCTGAAAAACTTGGTGCGATCAAACGCAAATCTTTGCGACAATCGCCCCAAAAAATGATAGATAACCATTCATTGTTGCAATGGTATCGACATCTTGTGAAAACAGGCGTTGTGCAAAAAGCAGAGCATGTTGAATCGGCTCTCCAAATTCATCCTATTCGATCACAATCCGGCATTGCTGTCATTACTCTTCTCACCATGCCGGCAGGATGCCCCGGCAGATGCTCGTATTGCCCCACCGAAAGCAGAATGCCAAAAAGCTATGTTGCAACCGAACCGGCTGCAGCCCGCGCACTTACCTTGCAATTTGACCCATACATCCAAACTGAAAATCGCATCACGACTCTGCGGCACAATGCGCACTCTACAGATAAAATCGAACTTATCATCAAGGGAGGGACGTGGTCTGCATATCCGAAGGATTACCGCGAATGGTTTATTCAACAGTGCTTTCAGGCCATGAATGAAACGGGGGTCATGCATCGAGATATCGTCAACGCAAATCCATCTTCTCAATTCAATAGATTTTGGGGAGATGAAAAAGATACCTGGTCAATGCAAAAACTTACTGCAGAACAACACATCAACGAAACAGCGCTTAATCGCTGCATTGGTCTGACGATTGAAACGCGCCCCGATTGGGTGACCGTTGAAGAGATTGTTCATTTGCGCCAACTTGGATGCACGCGTGTTGAGCTTGGACTTCAAACAACCGATGATGAAATATTAAAAAATATTAAGCGTGGACATACGGCTGAGCAAACGGCACAGGCGACGAAACTTCTCAAAGATGCCGGTTTTAAAGTGGATCATCACCTTATGCCGGGCCTTCCGGGAGCAACGCCCGAGAAAGACTTGGCTGTTGCGAAAGAAGTGTTCGCCTCTGATCACTACCAGCCGGACACCATCAAGCTCTATCCCTGTGTTATTTTGCCATCTACGGAAATCTACACATGGTACAAGGAGGGTCGTTTTATCCCCTACTCTACGGAAATACTTATACGTCTCCTCGCAGAAATAAAAGCACTTGTTCCTCCCTATATGCGCGTTGCTCGCGTAATCCGAGATTTTCCTTCTCCGGAAATTGCCGGAGGTAACCTCGTAACAAATCTTCGAGAAACAATTCAAAAAACCATGAAAGAGCAGGGACTTCAGTGCACGTGCCTTCGCTGCCGTGAAGTAGGGCATGTCCTTTCGAGATCAGATCTCGCAACTCACGAATGGAAACCTGTTTTAAAAATACGGTCATACGCGGCATCTGGGGGAATGGAATATTTCTTAAGCTACGAAAGTGACGATGAAAAAATCGTCTATGCTTTTTTGCGTATGCGATTCCCTTCACCGGATGCGCATATTCTCTATGAAGCTTTGCCCGAAATTGCACATGCTGCACTGATCCGTGAACTTCATACCTATGGATCGCTTGTACCGATTGATACCGCTAACCTCAATGCATCTCAACACAGGGGCTTGGGTAAAGCACTCCTCGCTGAAGCTGAAAAAATTGCACGCGAACATAGCTTCAAAAAAATCGCGGTTATCTCCGGTGTTGGTGTACGAGATTATTACAAAAAACAGGGGTACACACTTGAAGGAACGTATATGGTGAAAATTTTAAAATAACGGTAAGAAGAAGTTGATATTAAAAAACGCTCCTTGCGAGAGCGTTAGGTGAGAAAAATCGGTTTGAAGAGACTTGCAAGAAGCTCTTTGACTTGTGCAATCTGTGCCGCACTCAACGTTGTATTACCTTCTTCATCTTTGTCTGGAGGAGCGTCAATAGTATAGATGCGTTCAGGGAGACTCTCCTGCGCCTGCATTTGTGGAGGGATAGAAGGACGCATGCCAATTGCTTTTTCGACATTATCGGGAAATTTGCCAGGATCGGCAGTTTCATAGAGAAGCGCGAGATGGTGAGTGGTATTGAATCGGAATCGCTCAAACGCATCCCAGGCAACAGCGCCATGCGGATCGAGAATGAGATTATCTGTTC harbors:
- the uvrA gene encoding excinuclease ABC subunit UvrA, giving the protein MQKSEQIEIRGARQHNLKNINLDIPLQSLTVITGLSGSGKSSLAFDTLYAEGQRRYVESLSAYARQFLGVMGKPDVDSIRGLSPAIAIQQKKLSNNPRSTVGTVTEIYDYLRLLFAHVGTPFCPNCAKVIRPQDVQSMVKHIIKEYAGTRIQICAPIIRGKKGSYDYLFEQLKKQGYTRVRVDGVVYNLHTESILLRRYAQHTIEVVIDRIDIHKDEQQRIAEALEAGLKEGGGFVLLLITKKEGEKKIEERMLSKHKACVDCGINFPEMSPRMFSFNAPQGACQECHGLGAIQEFDEELIIPDTSKSILDGGVAPWKSSTLWVPRSTLRAISKHYHIDITMPIKSIPRDAIRVILWGDDESGYEGVIPQLKRMYAKTDSDERREGIGRYLKHTECPSCKGKRLRSESLSVKIDAKSIIDVTDLPIKECSDFLFSLELTEAQKKIAHQVLKEIQNRLTFLLNVGLEYLTLGRMAGTLSGGEAQRIHLATQIGSELRGVLYILDEPSIGLHQRDNAKLIATLKGLRDIGNTVIVVEHDEETMRASDHIIDIGPGAGMHGGSIVGQGSIKEIIRSKKSLTGSYLSGKSSIPLPTSRRIPRGYITVKGASGNNLKTIDAAFPLSVFACVTGVSGSGKSTLVNDTLYNGISKHFGFSPEAIAPCNRIEGLNQIDKAIIIDQDPIGRTPRSNPATYTGVFTYIRDLFTETKESKMRGYQPGRFSFNVAEGRCGNCEGDGVIKIEMHFLPDVYVTCDVCNGKRYDDETLSVTYKEKTIADVLAMSVEEALVFFKPIPRIHNKLQTLYDVGLSYIQLGQNATTLSGGEAQRIKLATELSRRDTGRTVYVLDEPTTGLHFEDIRKLLDVLNRLVEKGNTVIVIEHNLDVIKTADYIIDLGPEGGKGGGEIVAKGKPEEIARVEKSWTGTYLKHALKK
- a CDS encoding sigma-70 family RNA polymerase sigma factor: MLANNQLRELLVAYHQKPNTSQLAALATELYPLINKVYTSLHIDYSWNRDQLTSIGHGKLLHLLTNKEILRAQSVRAFVIQSLKNAMLDALKHQHESVGIEDDVRNEMAEIAIPGPDELLADDVANETRLLAAMDALESLPLDRKTMLYLYYFAGWTFQEIADSFGWGRGLKGHTSVHVKRSTQELAEYPGLWSLYHL
- the uvrC gene encoding excinuclease ABC subunit UvrC, which gives rise to MSLVLLIRSKHIPHSPGCYLMIDAGGHIIYVGKAKDLRKRVASYMHARDEKTTSLVAAISDIDFIATDTETESFLLEAQLIQKYHPRYNIDLQSGGTRYAYIKETHESYPRFVIARKVTRDGNFFGPYVSASARNEALRLIYSLFLLCKKPNTGKPCFRYHLGICSGACIRAIQPEEYRQSIESARTFLRGDFKQLVAQLQRRMEDAADKQLFEKAKIYRDQIAALRSIEQQKVARPSQLNQDVCNYIVSGDVLLIQVFHFQKGVISGKKEFRFSLGEYPLSEREIFQSFLEQYYIGSSIPHEIVIPGEPVNRKELEKYLSVRTGHGVKCIVPQRGIKKKLLDMVKKNLTLKLTEHGDQLVELQRLLRLERLPMTIDCVDISTLSGVQSVGSLVQFVNGNSVKSGYRKFIIKNVEGMNDFAMIHEVISRFAKRIKEGKEQQPDLLVIDGGRGQLNSAKKALREAELELPTIGLAKKLEEVYVAWAPKPLRISNRSAALQLLMRLRDEAHRFAITFQRKRRSIKKRPMYRS